From the Planktothricoides raciborskii GIHE-MW2 genome, the window TTTGAACCCGTCCACGGTTCTGCCCCAGACATTGCCGGACAGGATAAAGCCAACCCCTTGGCACAGGTTCTCAGCGCCGCGATGATGCTGCGCTATGGCTTAGACCAACCGGCAGCGGCAGATAAAATTGAGCAAGCAGTGATCAAAGTCCTTGATGCGGGCTATCGGACCGGCGATATTATGTCCCAGGGGATGAAACTGGTCGGCTGTCGAGAAATGGGCGATAAATTAATCGAAATTTTAGAGTCCTAATTTTACAGTCCTACTAACCAGACCAGAGTGAGTGAAGCTTGGCTATCGCTTTAGCGCTTAGACTACTTTCTCTGGATTGGGGCTAGATAGCACAATTGTTAGATTAACAATCTAAAACGTCAATCAAAGCTGTCTGATATTTGTCTAATATTTATCTGATGGGATATCATGTGGGATAAAATTGCCTCGCACATTGCCGAAGTCACAGGGGAAACCTTCAAACTGGATCGGCACCGTTCTATCGGCGGTGGCTGTATCAATCAAGGTTATCGCTTAGACTCTCAGGAGCATCACTATTTCGTGAAGCTGAACAGAGCCTCCTTGGTGGAAATGTTTGCCGCAGAAGCCCTGGGGCTAGAGCAAATCTGGAAAACCCAAACCATTCGCGTTCCCAAACCCATTTGTACCGGCACTGTAGAAAATCACGCTTATATTGTCTTGGAATGGCTCGACCTGGGAGGATCCAGTACCACCGGCGTCTGGCAAGACATGGGGCGAAAATTAGCAGAAATGCACCGTACTGGGGTGGCGGATAAATTTGGCTGGGAGCGAAGTAATACCATTGGTTCTACACCACAGATGAATGCTTGGACTGATGATTGGGCAGAGTTTTGGGTAGAACAGCGGATCCGTTATCAGCTTCAGTTAGCCCAACGTCGAGGCGGTTATTTTCCCGAAGCCGACGAGTTACTCGCCAAAATTCCGGAAATTTTAGCCGGTCATCAACCTCAGCCTTCTTTAGTTCACGGGGACTTATGGGGGGGAAATGCTTCGGTGACTCCCAGTGGGGAACCGGTGATTTTTGATCCCGCTACCTATTATGGCGATCGCGAAGTGGATCTAGCCATGACCGAACTTTTTGGCGGGTTTCCTCCCGCGTTTTACCAGGGCTATCAAGCTACATGGCCTTTAGAACCGGGTTACGAGCATCGTAAAATTCTTTACAATCTCTACCACATCCTGAATCACTTCAACCTGTTTGGTGGTGGCTATGCCGGACAAGCCAAACATATCATCCAGAAACTATTAAATCTTTAATCGGTTAGCTGTAGGGTGGGCAACACCTTGCCCACCCTACAAATGCTAGTCACCGGATAAAATAATTAACCCAGACCGGGTGGGTCTGGGTTTTTTTAATGCTGGCCTTTATTTATGTGATCGGTGTAACCGAGTTTTGGCCAGTGATTTTGAAAGAGGGTATGGAAAAATAAATCAGGTTTAAAATTGATAGAAGTAGTGGTTAGGAAAAATTGGTGCAAGTCGGGCTAAATCAAAATGGTAAATTTGAGTACGGTTATTAACAGGGTTTGACGCTCAGAAATGACCTCCAGTTCAGCATAAGTGAGTTTTTATAAGCTGACCAGCGCTTTTCTTATTAAATAAAGCATTTCAAGTTAAATACTAAAATGCTGGTCAGCGATTTTTAAACCAGGTTTTAAACAGCCTATTTATCGGGTGTGGACTTTTATTAATTATTACGATAATCAGGGATTGTGAAAAACTTGTGAAGATTCTCAAAGCTTTACATTTTGTTACAAACAAGTTTTTTTCAGGTTTTTTTAATTGATTAGTTATTGGTTACTCGTTATTTATGTTATGACAACCAACAACAAACTAATAATCAATAACTAATAACCAATAGATAATAAAGCAAAATTATAAAAACCCCCCTTCAAAAGGGGGGTTGGGCGTATCGAGCAGTTATTTTGCTTTCTTGTTTAATAACCAATAACCAATTATGACTGGATCAATTAGGCGATCGCCGCCATCTTGACATCACTTTCGATCAACAGTTCTTGCAACTCTTCCGCATCCACGGTTTCTTTTTCAATCAGCATCTTGGCCAATTGATCCAGAACCGAGCGATTACTCACCAGCACATCTTTAGCGCGACGGTAAGCTTGCTCAACTAAGTTGCGGACTTCATCATCAATGGCAGCGGCAGTTTCTTCCGAGAAATCCCGTTCCGCCATGATATCGCGACCTAGGAACACATTCCCTTGTTGACGACCCAAGGCCACCGGACCGAGGCGATCGCTCATACCAAAGCGAGTCACCATTTGCCGAGCCACGCGAGCCACCTGTTGCAAATCGCTGGAAGCGCCTGTGGTCACTTCTTCATCACCAAAAACAACTTCTTCAGCAATGCGACCACCCAGGGCAACCGCCATCTGATTTTGCAGATAAGAGCGGCTATACAACCCAGAATCCATCCGTTCTTCGCTGGGAGTGAACCAGGTCAAACCACCGGCCCGACCGCGAGGAATAATGCTAATTTTCTGCACCGGGTCATAATCAGGCATCAGGGCACCGACCAGAGCATGACCGGCTTCGTGATAAGCCACCAAAGCCTTCCGCTTTTCACTCATCACCCGGTCTTTCTTCTCAGGACCTGCGAGCACGCGGTCGATCGCATCATTCACTTCATCCATAGAAATTTCCGTGAGATTGCGCCGCGCTGCCAAAATTGCCGATTCATTCAACAGGTTAGACAAATCTGCACCAGTGAAACCCGGAGTCCGGCGAGCAATTTTCTCCAGATCCACATCCTTGGACAAACTCTTGCCTCGGGCGTGAACTTTGAGCACTTCCAGACGACCTGTATAGTCGGGGCGATCGACCACCACCTGGCGGTCAAAACGACCG encodes:
- a CDS encoding fructosamine kinase family protein, coding for MWDKIASHIAEVTGETFKLDRHRSIGGGCINQGYRLDSQEHHYFVKLNRASLVEMFAAEALGLEQIWKTQTIRVPKPICTGTVENHAYIVLEWLDLGGSSTTGVWQDMGRKLAEMHRTGVADKFGWERSNTIGSTPQMNAWTDDWAEFWVEQRIRYQLQLAQRRGGYFPEADELLAKIPEILAGHQPQPSLVHGDLWGGNASVTPSGEPVIFDPATYYGDREVDLAMTELFGGFPPAFYQGYQATWPLEPGYEHRKILYNLYHILNHFNLFGGGYAGQAKHIIQKLLNL